From the genome of Canis lupus familiaris isolate Mischka breed German Shepherd chromosome 8, alternate assembly UU_Cfam_GSD_1.0, whole genome shotgun sequence, one region includes:
- the LOC100686899 gene encoding 60S ribosomal protein L32-like, whose translation MAILRPLVKPKIIKKRTKKFIQHQSDRYVKIKRNWWKPRGIDNTVHRRFKGQILMPNIGYRSNKKTKHMLPSGFWKFLVHNFKELEVLLMCSKSYYAEIAHNVSSKNHKAIVERAAQLAVRVTNPNARLCSE comes from the coding sequence ATGGCCATCCTCAGACCTCTGGTGAAGCCCAAGATCAttaaaaagaggaccaagaagttCATCCAGCACCAGTCAGACCGATATGTCAAAATTAAGCGCAACTGGTGGAAACCCAGAGGCATTGACAATACGGTACACAGAAGATTCAAGGGCCAGATCTTGATGCCCAACATTGGTTACAgaagcaacaagaaaacaaagcacatgcTGCCCAGTGGCTTCTGGAAGTTCCTAGTCCACAACTTCAAGGAGCTTGAAGTGCTGCTGATGTGCAGCAAATCTTATTATGCAGAGATTGCTCACAATGTATCCTCCAAGAACCACAAAGCCATTGTGGAAAGAGCAGCCCAGCTGGCCGTCAGAGTCACCAATCCCAATGCCAGGCTGTGTAGCGAGTAA